In Beijerinckia indica subsp. indica ATCC 9039, the genomic window ATGAAGGGCGCGCGCGGCCTGCTCATTTCCATCACGGGCGGTAACGACCTGACCCTTTACGAAGTCGACGAGGCGGCGAGCCGCATCCGTCAGGAAGTGGACGAGGACGCCAATATCATCCTTGGCGCGACGTTCGATCAGAGCCTCGATGGGATCGTGCGTGTGTCTGTCGTCGCGACGGGCATTGATCAGCCGATCGGCACACATGAATTGACGGCCGCTGAAAGCCGCATCAGCGAGGTTGCCAATCGATTGCGGGCGCAGACGGCGGCCCGGCCGATCGAGACCAGCCCGGCGCGCGCGCCGGTCGAGGTCTATACCGCACCGCAGCCGGTGCCGGCGGCTTATGAGAATGTCGCCGTGGCCGAGCAGGATTATGCATCCATGCCGCAGCCCCAGGTCGCCCAATTCGCGCAGGGCGCTCCGGCGCGTGCGCCTCAGGTTGCCCCGCAAGCCGGACTTCCCGCTCCCATGCAGGGCGGGCACGCTGCCAATGTGCAGGGTGTGCACGTGCAGCCGGTCGCACCGCAGGCTCCGCTCTATCCGGTGGCTCAGGCCCCGCAGCGTGTTGCCGAAGATCCTTATGCGCCCGGTCCCTTCATTCCCCCGGCGCCAGAAAATCCGGTGGTGCGGCAGCAGCGCATGCCGCGCCTTGAGGATCTGCCGATGCCGGTCCAGGAACAGATCCGCGCGCAGCGTGGCGAGGCCCCGGCTGAAAGCCATGGCGACGTGAAGCGCCGGACCTTGCTGGAGCGCCTGGCTTCCTTCGGGATTAGCCGTCAGGACGAAACCGCCGCCGTTTCACGTGAACGGCCGGCCGCTCCGGTTCACCCGCAACAGGCTCACGCCCATCAGGGCCAGCAGCGCCCCAGCGCGCCGCAGCCAGCCTATCCGGCGCAGCAGGCTCCCGGTCCCGTCCATGCTGAATATGGCAAACGCCCGGCCCAGGCGCCTTTGCAGCGTCCGGCTCAAGATCCTCATGGCCGCGCCGCCTATCCGCAACGCAGCCACGAGGAAGAGCAATTGGAAATCCCGGCCTTCCTGCGGCGGCAGTCGAGCTGAACACTCGGAGCGCCAAACCGAAAGTGGCCACCACTTTCGGATGAATGTGATGCCGTGACACTGGTCGCGGGTTTCGCGCCGTCCGGATTCGCAATGGCTTAGCTTGCGGATTCGGGCGGTTTTTGCACAATGGACCAGAGATCTTATCGGCTTCGACGCGAGTCAGCCTCTGAAATAAAATTCAACTTTGCTTCCGAATGGGGAAGTTTGGCGGGAAAAAGCCATACAATTTTCAAGAATTATGCTTTAGAGCAAGATCACATCGGGTTGAATGGATATTGGTGGGGAGCCAAGGTCCATCAGGACGAAGCCTTATACCATCGGTCATAAAGAAATGACTGCTGGACCAGTTTTGAATTTTCGCTAACACTCTGAAAAAGCGAAAACTCAAGAAGGGACTCAAAGGTCGCTTTGCGCGGCTTTTGATAGGGGATCCGAATTCGGCAACAAGCGAGCGGGCATATGACAGAGGTTTTCCATGTCACATCGAGGCTTTGGAAAGGCGCAGGCCTTGCCAAACGCGCGTTCCTGCTCTCGGTTTCGCTGCCGCTTGCCGCCTGTTCCTCCATGGGGGATTTCGACGCCTCAAAGAGCCTGAACCCGACGAATTGGTTCAAGGGCGAGAAATATGAGGCCAAGGTGATCCCTGACGTGCCGGCGGATGATATCTATAATCAGGGCCTCGTCCGCCTGCAGAAAAAGGATTATGAAGCGGCGGGCAAGAAATTCGCCGATCTCGAAAAGCAATATCCCTATTCTCAATGGCAGAAGAAGGGATTGCTGATGAGCGCTTATAGCCAATATCAAAATGGCAGTTAT contains:
- the ftsZ gene encoding cell division protein FtsZ yields the protein MTINLKAPELRELKPHIMVCGVGGAGGNAVNNMIVSGLIGVEFIVANTDAQALTASKADRIIQMGLQVTEGLGAGSQPEVGRAAAEEAIEEIRDHLSGAHMCFVTAGMGGGTGTGAAPVIARAARDMGILTVGVVTKPFQFEGARRMRVADAGITELQKSVDTLIVIPNQNLFRIANEKTTFADAFAMADQVLYSGVACITDLMVKEGLINLDFADVRAIMREMGKAMMGTGEASGDKRALMAAEAAIANPLLDEVSMKGARGLLISITGGNDLTLYEVDEAASRIRQEVDEDANIILGATFDQSLDGIVRVSVVATGIDQPIGTHELTAAESRISEVANRLRAQTAARPIETSPARAPVEVYTAPQPVPAAYENVAVAEQDYASMPQPQVAQFAQGAPARAPQVAPQAGLPAPMQGGHAANVQGVHVQPVAPQAPLYPVAQAPQRVAEDPYAPGPFIPPAPENPVVRQQRMPRLEDLPMPVQEQIRAQRGEAPAESHGDVKRRTLLERLASFGISRQDETAAVSRERPAAPVHPQQAHAHQGQQRPSAPQPAYPAQQAPGPVHAEYGKRPAQAPLQRPAQDPHGRAAYPQRSHEEEQLEIPAFLRRQSS